Part of the Thermoplasmata archaeon genome, TAAGAATTCTATGAATTTTCGCTGCTGAATAGGATCCAGGCCCATCATTGGCTCATCCAGAAACAGTAATTCTGGTTCATGAATAAGCGCAGATGCTATCATTACTCTCTGCGTAATACCACGTGACAGCTCTCTGCACAAATTATTTTCATGAGATTCCAGGTCAAATTGCTGTATTAAGTCCCTTATTCGCCCATTGTTTTGATTTTTTCTGAGCTTGCTCACAAACTCAAGATACTCAATCACCGTTAAGTAAGATGGAACGCTCTCTCTTTCTGGCACAATTCCAATTTTCTCTCTGACCTTGACAGGATCTTTGATCGGATCAATTCCCATTACTGAAACAGTACCCGTAGCTTTAGTCTGACCTGTAAGCACTTTTATGAGCGTACTTTTTCCAGCCCCGTTAGGACCAATAATGCAAAATATGCCTTTATCGACTTCTATATCCACATTTTTCAATGCCTGAAATGTACCATAATACTTGTTTATGTTTTTAGCATTAATTATGCTCATAATCTTACCTTTAACCCTGACTTTTCTCTTGTATACTCACCAAGTTCTGTCATATTTCTTAGCTGTTGATCTTCAAATACCGGCCCGTCTACACATACTCTATAACCATTGATTGTACAGGAATCACATATTCCAACCCCACATTTCATATATCTTTCAAGGCTTGCAGAAATTTTAAGATCTGTCAAATTCAAGATCGCCCGCACCATCATTTCCGGGCCACATGTATAAATTCTGCTGTATTTGCTATTTTTTAGTAAGCGCGGTAAGAGATCTGTCAAAAGCCCTTTTTCTCCAGCAGAACCATCTTCTGTAGTAATGTAGATGTTTTGTGCGAATCCTTTTAACCTCTCAATAAAATAAAGATCTTTTTTAGACTTGGCTCCTATCAAAAGATCAAAATTTTCAACCGTCTCCAGAAAAGGTGCAAGTGATGATATTCCTGTACCTCCAGCAATTGCCAAAGCGTATCCATCCTCTTTTTTGTAGCCTCTGCCGTAAGGGCCTCTTACCCATATCTTGGATCCTTCAGTAAGTTTTGATAACGCTTCTGTGCCTTTGCCAACTACTTTAAAAGTTATGCCTTTCAAATCGCCGACATAGGAAAGACTCATAGGCATCTCCCTTATGCTAGGTATCCATACCATCAAAAACTGTCCTGGATAAACTGTATTTTCAAGTTTGAAACGAATCGTCTTTATGTTAAAAGTTTCATTTTTTGTTTCTTCTATTTTTGTAACCGCATACATCTTTATTACCTCAGTGCCAG contains:
- a CDS encoding ABC transporter ATP-binding protein encodes the protein MSIINAKNINKYYGTFQALKNVDIEVDKGIFCIIGPNGAGKSTLIKVLTGQTKATGTVSVMGIDPIKDPVKVREKIGIVPERESVPSYLTVIEYLEFVSKLRKNQNNGRIRDLIQQFDLESHENNLCRELSRGITQRVMIASALIHEPELLFLDEPMMGLDPIQQRKFIEFLNSYKENRTIFIATHILEIASKICDRVAIIYNGEIKKISKNNGDLETLFLEVINK
- a CDS encoding dihydroorotate dehydrogenase electron transfer subunit gives rise to the protein MYAVTKIEETKNETFNIKTIRFKLENTVYPGQFLMVWIPSIREMPMSLSYVGDLKGITFKVVGKGTEALSKLTEGSKIWVRGPYGRGYKKEDGYALAIAGGTGISSLAPFLETVENFDLLIGAKSKKDLYFIERLKGFAQNIYITTEDGSAGEKGLLTDLLPRLLKNSKYSRIYTCGPEMMVRAILNLTDLKISASLERYMKCGVGICDSCTINGYRVCVDGPVFEDQQLRNMTELGEYTREKSGLKVRL